Proteins from a single region of bacterium:
- a CDS encoding HEPN domain-containing protein, with protein MKKDLALYRIKDSQDKFDSAKILFEKGKYKDSISRSYYAMFTAARAILATKDLNSAKHSGIISLFNQHFVKTGVVGNDMGKLLAEAKDIREESDYGDFIIVSEEEAKGQINNSKKFIQEIKQTLEKITSK; from the coding sequence ATGAAAAAGGATTTAGCTCTATATAGGATTAAGGATAGTCAAGACAAATTTGATTCAGCAAAAATACTTTTTGAAAAAGGGAAATATAAAGATTCTATTTCAAGGTCATACTATGCAATGTTTACAGCTGCAAGAGCTATTCTTGCTACAAAAGATTTAAACAGTGCAAAACATTCAGGAATTATATCTTTATTTAATCAGCACTTTGTAAAAACAGGTGTTGTAGGTAACGATATGGGCAAACTTTTGGCTGAAGCGAAGGATATACGAGAAGAAAGTGATTATGGGGATTTTATTATCGTTTCTGAAGAAGAAGCGAAAGGACAGATAAATAACAGTAAGAAATTTATACAAGAGATTAAACAAACACTTGAGAAAATTACCAGTAAGTAA
- a CDS encoding nucleotidyltransferase domain-containing protein: MRDYLNQKEKLGLDKFSQGLRELLGNNLISLILFGSKIKGNYTQDSDIDLLVVVKEKTPQIRHQIHNILFNIDPYYELKISALLYSELEYKKNEELESPFIENLKKEGAKL, translated from the coding sequence ATGAGAGATTACCTAAATCAAAAAGAAAAGCTCGGATTAGATAAATTTTCCCAAGGATTAAGAGAATTATTAGGGAATAATTTAATTTCCCTTATCCTATTTGGTTCTAAGATAAAAGGTAATTATACTCAAGATTCGGATATTGACCTGCTTGTCGTAGTAAAGGAAAAAACTCCGCAGATAAGACACCAAATCCATAATATCCTTTTTAACATTGACCCTTATTATGAACTAAAAATTTCAGCTTTGTTATATTCGGAATTGGAATACAAGAAAAATGAAGAGTTAGAATCTCCTTTTATTGAGAATTTGAAAAAAGAAGGGGCTAAATTATGA
- a CDS encoding DUF3467 domain-containing protein, protein MANGQPEQKKEIKVTCPPQMQSGTYSNNMVVMHTKEEFVMDFLMVVPPTGTVTSRVILSPGHMKRMIKALQDNIARYESKFGVIKASEEPKGKMGFHA, encoded by the coding sequence ATGGCAAACGGTCAGCCGGAACAAAAGAAAGAAATAAAAGTTACTTGTCCGCCGCAAATGCAAAGCGGTACATATTCAAATAATATGGTAGTTATGCATACTAAAGAAGAATTCGTTATGGATTTCTTGATGGTCGTCCCGCCAACGGGAACCGTAACCTCAAGAGTAATATTAAGCCCCGGACATATGAAAAGAATGATAAAGGCATTACAGGATAATATTGCAAGATACGAATCAAAATTCGGTGTTATTAAGGCATCAGAAGAACCCAAAGGCAAAATGGGATTTCATGCGTAA